A window from Planococcus maritimus encodes these proteins:
- a CDS encoding DUF456 domain-containing protein, with protein sequence MLEIVGWIFVLVFFAIGFIGLVYPVIPASLFIFGGFIIYGLFFSFADLPWWFWLIEILFVVLLFGADFLANAIGIKRFGGSKAGLWGSTAGLIAGPFIIPFAGILIGPFLGAILAEIIVNRSSIKKSIRSGIGSVVGFITSALTKGIIQAVMVGLFFWVI encoded by the coding sequence ATGCTTGAAATTGTCGGCTGGATTTTTGTGCTTGTGTTTTTTGCCATTGGTTTCATCGGCTTGGTTTATCCGGTCATCCCGGCGTCGCTATTCATTTTTGGCGGATTCATCATTTATGGCCTGTTTTTCAGCTTTGCTGATTTGCCTTGGTGGTTCTGGCTGATTGAAATCTTATTTGTTGTCTTGTTGTTTGGTGCAGATTTCTTGGCCAACGCAATCGGCATCAAGAGATTCGGCGGTTCAAAAGCAGGTTTATGGGGCAGCACTGCAGGCTTGATCGCCGGCCCATTCATTATCCCGTTTGCCGGCATTCTTATTGGCCCCTTTCTCGGCGCCATACTGGCAGAAATTATCGTCAATAGATCATCGATCAAAAAATCAATCCGTTCTGGAATCGGTTCAGTAGTCGGCTTTATCACTTCTGCATTGACCAAAGGCATTATCCAGGCGGTAATGGTCGGCTTGTTTTTCTGGGTCATTTGA
- the sodA gene encoding superoxide dismutase SodA: MAYELPELPYAYDALEPHIDKETMNIHHTKHHNTYVTNVNAALEGHDDLSSKSIEELVSDLNAVPENIRTAVRNNGGGHANHSLFWQLLSPNGGGQPTGAVADAINSKFGSFDEFKEKFEAAGKTRFGSGWAWLVVSNGELEVTSTPNQDSPLSEGKTPILGVDVWEHAYYLKYQNRRPDYLAAFWNVVNWDEVSKRFEAAK; this comes from the coding sequence ATGGCATACGAATTACCGGAACTACCTTACGCGTACGATGCGCTAGAACCGCACATCGACAAAGAAACGATGAACATCCACCACACGAAACACCATAACACGTACGTAACGAACGTAAATGCGGCCTTGGAAGGTCATGACGATCTTTCTTCAAAATCAATCGAAGAATTGGTTTCTGACTTGAACGCCGTGCCGGAAAACATCCGCACAGCTGTCCGCAACAATGGCGGCGGACATGCAAACCACTCGCTATTCTGGCAGCTTCTTTCTCCAAACGGCGGAGGACAGCCAACTGGCGCAGTAGCAGACGCAATCAACAGCAAATTCGGAAGCTTTGACGAGTTCAAAGAAAAATTCGAAGCTGCAGGCAAAACACGTTTTGGTTCTGGGTGGGCTTGGCTAGTCGTTTCTAACGGCGAATTGGAAGTTACATCAACACCAAACCAAGACTCTCCACTATCAGAAGGCAAAACGCCAATTCTTGGAGTAGACGTTTGGGAACACGCTTACTACTTGAAATACCAGAACCGCCGTCCGGATTACTTGGCAGCATTCTGGAACGTTGTCAACTGGGACGAAGTATCCAAGCGCTTTGAAGCTGCTAAATAA
- a CDS encoding penicillin-binding transpeptidase domain-containing protein → MKTPQKRRVSLAKSKLQSNTTFRMNILFFAIFLLFSMLILRLGYLQIVKGEDYARAIARTEEVAVNTSVPRGRIFDSAGRLQVDNEPVNSITYTKMQTTKSSEMMEVAKELAKLIEKDTKKVTLRDKQDFYIQLNTESATEKVTAEERAAIEAEDATQKEKQQKLDALIREKITDEELDSLTDEQLEVLAIYREMSSGYALSPQIIKGEGVTDEEFAVVSERLTDPKLEGVNTITDWKRVKMTDLTILGSTTTPDQGIPANRLDYYLSRDYSRNDRVGTSFLEQQYEDVLQGQKSIVKNVTDGRGRVIETETVDEGEPGKDLVLTIDSELQYELEQIVEEKLLALKAGPNSQLVKDAYLVMMDPRNGEVLSMVGKRVGEDEDGKRIVSDYAFGTFTAAHEMGSTVKGATLLTGYAQDAVEMGEVQIDEPLKFAGTKQKNSIFNTTPFNRIPLNDLMAIERSSNVYMFKIALEIANRQYQYNSPLSVAPESFNLMRNSFAQFGLGAETGIDLPNEGTGYPGGTFPGPKLLDLAIGQFDTYTPMQLAQYISTIANDGYRMQPHVVKEIRQASPDGETLGPIETIIEPKIMNRINNTQEEIDRVKEGMRNVYIGSSGSARAQFSDTPYTAAGKTGTAEAYFFERGHELHNTLNVNIAHVGFAPYEDPEIAYAVVIPYVTTDPTKVPRTNNEIARAAADKYFELKEQRSEDEANEIKPPFSGTRLD, encoded by the coding sequence ATGAAAACCCCTCAAAAAAGGCGTGTGTCACTGGCAAAGTCAAAACTCCAGTCCAATACGACCTTTCGGATGAACATTCTATTTTTTGCTATTTTTCTGCTGTTTTCCATGCTCATCCTGCGTTTAGGGTATTTGCAGATTGTCAAAGGCGAGGATTACGCCCGCGCAATTGCCAGAACCGAAGAAGTAGCAGTCAACACGAGTGTTCCGCGTGGACGTATTTTTGATTCCGCCGGTCGCCTGCAGGTGGATAACGAACCTGTCAATAGCATCACTTACACAAAGATGCAGACAACTAAGAGCAGTGAAATGATGGAAGTAGCTAAAGAGCTAGCCAAGTTAATCGAGAAAGATACGAAAAAAGTCACTTTGCGCGATAAGCAAGACTTTTACATACAATTAAATACAGAAAGCGCAACTGAAAAAGTTACAGCTGAAGAACGCGCGGCGATTGAAGCAGAAGATGCCACGCAAAAAGAAAAGCAGCAAAAACTCGATGCCTTGATTCGGGAGAAAATCACCGATGAAGAACTCGACAGTCTGACAGATGAACAACTCGAGGTCCTCGCGATCTATCGCGAAATGTCTTCAGGCTACGCCTTATCGCCCCAGATCATCAAAGGCGAAGGTGTAACCGACGAAGAGTTCGCAGTGGTTTCAGAGCGTTTGACGGACCCTAAACTAGAAGGCGTCAACACCATTACTGATTGGAAACGTGTAAAAATGACCGATTTGACGATTCTCGGCAGCACGACGACGCCTGACCAAGGGATCCCGGCCAACCGTCTTGATTATTATTTAAGCCGGGATTATTCGCGCAATGACCGCGTGGGAACGAGCTTTTTGGAGCAGCAGTATGAAGATGTGCTACAAGGGCAGAAATCGATCGTCAAAAACGTCACGGATGGCCGCGGCCGCGTTATTGAAACGGAAACGGTAGACGAAGGCGAACCCGGCAAAGATTTAGTTTTGACGATCGACAGTGAACTGCAATACGAACTGGAACAAATTGTTGAAGAAAAATTACTGGCATTAAAAGCAGGGCCGAATTCACAATTGGTCAAAGACGCTTATTTGGTCATGATGGATCCGCGCAACGGGGAAGTGCTGTCTATGGTCGGCAAGCGCGTCGGCGAAGATGAAGACGGCAAGCGCATCGTGAGCGATTATGCGTTCGGCACGTTCACAGCGGCCCATGAAATGGGATCAACCGTCAAGGGTGCGACCCTGCTGACGGGATATGCTCAAGATGCAGTGGAAATGGGAGAAGTGCAAATCGACGAACCGTTAAAGTTCGCCGGGACGAAACAGAAAAATTCGATTTTCAACACAACTCCATTCAACCGCATTCCATTGAATGATTTAATGGCGATTGAACGCTCGTCCAACGTCTATATGTTCAAAATTGCGTTGGAAATCGCAAATCGACAATATCAATACAACAGCCCGTTAAGCGTGGCTCCTGAAAGTTTTAACTTGATGCGTAATTCTTTTGCACAATTTGGTTTAGGAGCAGAAACTGGCATCGATTTGCCGAACGAAGGCACTGGCTATCCTGGTGGCACATTTCCTGGTCCGAAACTATTGGACCTTGCGATCGGCCAGTTTGATACGTATACACCGATGCAACTCGCCCAATATATTTCTACTATCGCAAACGACGGCTATCGCATGCAGCCGCATGTCGTCAAGGAAATTCGCCAAGCATCACCAGACGGCGAGACGCTCGGCCCGATCGAAACCATCATCGAGCCGAAAATCATGAACCGCATCAATAATACACAAGAAGAAATCGACCGTGTCAAAGAAGGCATGCGTAATGTTTATATCGGCAGCTCCGGTTCAGCGCGCGCCCAGTTCAGCGACACGCCATACACCGCAGCTGGCAAGACCGGGACAGCGGAAGCGTACTTCTTCGAGCGCGGTCATGAATTACACAACACCTTGAATGTCAACATCGCACACGTCGGTTTTGCTCCTTATGAAGACCCGGAAATCGCATATGCGGTTGTTATTCCATATGTGACGACTGATCCGACCAAAGTGCCGAGAACGAATAACGAAATTGCCCGTGCGGCAGCTGATAAGTATTTCGAGTTGAAAGAACAGCGCAGCGAAGACGAAGCCAATGAAATCAAGCCGCCTTTTAGCGGTACGCGTCTGGATTAA
- a CDS encoding PstS family phosphate ABC transporter substrate-binding protein: MRNWKFAMASTILGTAFVLGACGSTEETATGSETADSSSDEAVVEGSVAGDGSSTVAPILEGIVEEYAAVQPEVQVTVGVSGTGGGFEKFIQGETAFSNASRPIKDEEAAALEEAGIEYSEFLLAYDGLSVVVNQENDWVEDLTVEDLKELWVEDGSNKMWSDINPEWPDEEVVFYAPGTASGTYDYFNEVILEEEDIVESATLSEDDNTLVQGIQGDPNAIGFFGYAYYIANQDTLKVVTIDGVEPNPETIESGDYSPLSRPLFTYANNAKIAEDEAAYDFMQFTLENAGQMAEAVGYVPLAVEDYEQGLSDLKALK, encoded by the coding sequence ATGAGAAACTGGAAGTTCGCTATGGCATCAACAATTCTTGGAACGGCATTCGTACTTGGAGCATGCGGCAGCACGGAAGAAACTGCAACAGGCAGCGAAACGGCTGATTCTTCTTCAGACGAAGCAGTAGTAGAAGGTTCGGTCGCTGGTGATGGTTCTTCAACAGTAGCCCCAATCCTAGAGGGGATTGTCGAAGAATACGCAGCAGTTCAACCGGAAGTCCAAGTAACCGTTGGCGTGTCCGGTACAGGAGGCGGATTTGAAAAATTCATCCAAGGCGAAACAGCTTTCTCAAATGCCTCTAGACCGATTAAAGATGAAGAAGCGGCTGCTCTAGAAGAAGCCGGCATCGAATACTCAGAATTCCTTCTTGCTTATGATGGGCTATCCGTCGTCGTCAATCAGGAAAATGACTGGGTGGAAGACTTGACGGTCGAAGACTTAAAAGAACTATGGGTAGAAGATGGCAGCAACAAAATGTGGTCTGACATCAACCCGGAATGGCCGGATGAAGAAGTTGTCTTTTATGCACCAGGTACGGCATCTGGTACTTACGATTATTTCAATGAAGTCATCCTAGAAGAGGAAGACATCGTCGAATCGGCGACATTGTCTGAAGACGACAACACACTCGTGCAAGGAATCCAAGGAGATCCGAATGCAATCGGATTCTTCGGATATGCATACTACATCGCAAACCAAGACACGTTGAAAGTTGTAACGATTGATGGTGTTGAACCAAACCCAGAAACCATTGAATCTGGCGACTATTCGCCACTATCACGACCACTCTTCACATATGCCAACAATGCGAAAATTGCTGAAGATGAAGCGGCTTACGATTTCATGCAGTTCACGTTAGAGAATGCTGGTCAAATGGCTGAAGCTGTCGGATATGTACCACTAGCAGTAGAGGATTACGAGCAAGGCTTGTCAGACCTTAAAGCGTTGAAATAA
- the pstC gene encoding phosphate ABC transporter permease subunit PstC: MRTSVQELIAKSKDKKSKKIIEKLIPILLFLVASVSVLTTIGIVLTLIIETVTFFTRVPLADFILGTTWLPFANSGAQFGIWPLIVGTLKITGIAIVVAVPIGISAAIYLSEYASDNVRRIVKPVLEVLAGVPTIVYGFFALTFVTPVLQSFFPEIKIFNAISPGIVVGIMIIPMIASLSEDAMSSVPKSIRDGALAMGSTKFEVAWKITVPAALSGIIASVVLGLSRAIGETMIVSLAAGSTPKFDGDFTGSIQTMTAYIVQVSKGDAGYGTTIYYSIYAVGFTLFLFTMAMNILAGYMSKRFREEY; the protein is encoded by the coding sequence ATGCGGACATCGGTTCAAGAACTGATCGCAAAGTCGAAGGATAAGAAAAGCAAAAAAATTATTGAGAAACTTATACCGATCCTGTTGTTTTTAGTCGCTTCTGTATCGGTTTTGACAACCATCGGGATTGTCCTGACCTTAATCATTGAAACCGTCACATTCTTTACAAGAGTGCCTCTGGCCGATTTCATCCTTGGTACGACATGGCTGCCGTTCGCCAATAGCGGAGCGCAGTTTGGCATTTGGCCTTTGATCGTTGGTACATTAAAAATCACCGGCATTGCGATTGTCGTGGCTGTGCCAATCGGCATTTCAGCTGCCATTTATTTGAGCGAGTATGCATCTGACAACGTCCGGCGCATCGTCAAGCCGGTTCTTGAAGTGCTGGCGGGAGTCCCGACCATCGTCTACGGATTTTTCGCCCTGACATTCGTGACACCGGTCTTGCAAAGCTTTTTCCCGGAGATCAAGATCTTCAACGCGATTTCTCCAGGAATTGTTGTCGGTATCATGATTATCCCGATGATCGCTTCGCTGTCTGAAGACGCCATGTCGTCCGTTCCAAAAAGCATTCGCGACGGGGCGCTTGCCATGGGCTCGACAAAGTTTGAAGTCGCTTGGAAAATCACTGTCCCTGCCGCATTATCCGGCATCATCGCCTCAGTTGTGCTTGGCTTGTCCCGAGCAATCGGCGAAACGATGATCGTGTCGCTTGCGGCCGGCTCGACGCCGAAATTCGATGGTGATTTCACTGGGTCGATCCAGACGATGACCGCCTATATCGTGCAAGTATCCAAAGGCGATGCCGGCTATGGGACGACCATTTACTATTCCATCTATGCGGTCGGGTTTACGTTATTCCTCTTCACGATGGCGATGAATATTCTGGCAGGCTATATGTCAAAACGTTTCCGGGAGGAATATTAA
- the pstA gene encoding phosphate ABC transporter permease PstA has product MRYIEQEKVVRRMNGRMVINRIFQGFFMFATALALLALVILLYRIVSQGAGHLSFEFLTNFASRFPEKAGIKAALVGSIWLMAVVAPTSILLGVGSAIYLEEYAKKGRITSFIQMNISNLAGVPSVVFGLLGLTIFVRALALGNSILAAGFTMSLLILPVIIVSAQEAIRSVPRELRDASYGMGATKWQTIVRIILPAAIPGILTGSILALSRAIGETAPLIVVGIPVIIQFLPEGVMDTFTALPMQIYDWSSRPQAEFQTVAAAGIIVLMVVLLFMNSIAVYIRNKFDKSY; this is encoded by the coding sequence ATGAGATACATCGAACAGGAAAAGGTCGTCCGGCGCATGAACGGCCGAATGGTCATCAACCGGATTTTTCAAGGGTTCTTCATGTTCGCGACAGCACTCGCCCTACTCGCGCTAGTCATTTTGCTGTACCGCATTGTTAGTCAAGGCGCTGGGCATTTGTCATTTGAATTTTTAACGAACTTCGCTTCTCGCTTCCCAGAAAAAGCGGGCATCAAAGCGGCGCTTGTTGGATCAATTTGGCTAATGGCAGTAGTTGCCCCTACATCGATTTTACTCGGTGTAGGATCTGCCATTTATTTAGAGGAGTATGCTAAAAAAGGGCGCATCACTTCATTCATCCAAATGAATATTTCCAATTTGGCAGGGGTTCCATCAGTCGTCTTCGGACTTTTGGGGCTGACAATCTTCGTCCGTGCACTAGCACTCGGCAACAGCATACTCGCTGCTGGCTTTACGATGAGTTTGCTCATTTTGCCAGTCATTATCGTCTCGGCACAAGAAGCAATCCGTTCGGTACCGAGAGAATTGCGCGATGCATCTTACGGAATGGGTGCAACGAAATGGCAAACGATTGTGCGCATCATTTTGCCGGCTGCGATTCCTGGCATTCTGACAGGCAGCATTTTGGCCTTGTCTCGGGCAATCGGCGAAACAGCCCCGCTGATCGTCGTCGGCATCCCGGTTATCATCCAATTCTTGCCGGAAGGGGTCATGGACACATTCACGGCCTTGCCGATGCAAATCTATGACTGGTCAAGCCGCCCGCAAGCTGAGTTCCAAACGGTTGCAGCTGCTGGAATCATCGTCTTGATGGTCGTGTTGCTTTTCATGAATTCAATAGCAGTTTATATTCGCAATAAATTTGATAAATCCTATTAA
- the pstB gene encoding phosphate ABC transporter ATP-binding protein PstB, whose protein sequence is MNTATIKTKIDAVQPVSAEQVDKESVYSTRQLNLWYGNNHALKNIDLEIGENEVTAIIGPSGCGKSTYLKTLNRMVELVPSVKTSGEIQYRGRNIFESSYGVEELRTRVGMVFQKPNPFPKSIYDNIAYGPRIHGIKNKKILDEIVEKSLRGAAIWDEVKDRLHENAYGISGGQQQRICIARTLAIEPDVILMDEPTSALDPISTLKIEELVQELKEQYSIIIVTHNMQQAARISDKTAFFLNGEVIEYDRTDAIFSTPADKRTEDYISGRFG, encoded by the coding sequence ATGAACACAGCAACAATTAAAACAAAAATCGATGCGGTACAACCCGTCTCAGCAGAACAAGTCGATAAGGAAAGTGTCTACAGCACGCGCCAATTGAATCTATGGTATGGCAATAATCACGCCTTGAAAAACATTGATCTGGAAATTGGGGAAAACGAAGTCACGGCCATTATCGGACCTTCGGGTTGTGGGAAGTCGACCTATTTGAAAACATTGAACCGCATGGTGGAATTGGTGCCTTCTGTGAAAACCTCAGGAGAAATCCAATACCGCGGCCGCAATATCTTCGAATCCAGCTATGGCGTTGAAGAATTGCGCACGCGTGTCGGCATGGTGTTCCAAAAGCCGAACCCGTTCCCAAAATCGATTTACGATAATATCGCTTACGGGCCACGCATTCACGGCATCAAAAATAAGAAAATTCTCGATGAAATCGTCGAAAAAAGCTTGCGCGGCGCGGCCATTTGGGACGAAGTGAAAGATCGCTTGCACGAAAACGCCTATGGCATTTCGGGCGGTCAGCAACAGCGAATCTGTATCGCGCGGACTTTGGCGATCGAACCGGACGTCATCTTGATGGATGAACCGACGTCTGCCCTCGACCCGATTTCAACGTTAAAGATTGAAGAATTGGTGCAAGAATTGAAAGAACAATATAGCATCATCATCGTCACGCATAATATGCAGCAAGCTGCACGGATTTCTGATAAAACTGCTTTCTTCTTGAATGGGGAAGTCATTGAATATGACCGCACGGATGCCATTTTTTCCACCCCTGCCGATAAACGGACAGAGGATTACATTTCAGGCCGATTCGGCTGA
- the phoU gene encoding phosphate signaling complex protein PhoU, which yields MSVREKFDYELHSAQEQLITLSTMAIDALDKSMKALVAHDIDQALQVIDNDTHINRLEEELNDQVILLIAKQSPVATDLRRLIVTIKVASDMERVGDYAVNIAKETIRIGQQDLLEPINKIQHMHKLATSMLRQGIDALIEEDVEKAKEIADLDDEVDDLYGEVIRLLFQHSAKVPEQLSQVTQLAFISRYMERSADYATNIAEQLFYLVRGRHYDLNK from the coding sequence ATGTCAGTACGTGAAAAGTTTGACTATGAACTACATTCAGCACAAGAACAATTAATTACATTGAGCACTATGGCTATCGATGCACTCGATAAATCCATGAAAGCACTGGTCGCCCACGACATCGATCAGGCGCTTCAAGTAATCGATAATGACACTCATATCAATCGTCTTGAAGAAGAGCTCAACGACCAGGTCATTCTCTTGATTGCTAAGCAATCACCGGTTGCAACGGATCTTCGTCGTTTGATCGTCACTATAAAAGTCGCATCTGATATGGAGCGAGTCGGGGATTATGCTGTTAACATCGCGAAAGAAACGATTCGCATCGGCCAGCAGGATTTGCTTGAGCCGATCAATAAAATTCAGCATATGCATAAACTCGCCACTTCTATGCTGCGCCAAGGAATCGATGCCTTGATCGAAGAAGATGTGGAAAAAGCCAAAGAAATCGCTGACCTCGATGATGAAGTCGACGATTTGTATGGCGAAGTGATCCGGTTATTGTTCCAGCACAGCGCCAAAGTACCGGAACAGCTCAGCCAAGTAACCCAATTGGCATTTATCTCCCGTTATATGGAACGTTCTGCGGATTATGCAACCAATATTGCCGAGCAGTTGTTCTATCTTGTGCGTGGACGTCATTACGATTTGAATAAATGA
- the rpmG gene encoding 50S ribosomal protein L33: MRVNITLACTDCGERNYSTVKNKRNNPERLELKKYCSREKKMTTHRETK, from the coding sequence ATGCGTGTAAACATTACACTAGCTTGCACAGACTGTGGCGAAAGAAACTACAGCACTGTTAAAAATAAGCGCAACAACCCTGAGCGTCTTGAATTGAAAAAATATTGCTCACGTGAAAAGAAAATGACAACACACCGTGAAACGAAGTAA
- a CDS encoding 5-formyltetrahydrofolate cyclo-ligase codes for MLRKSVIGRMGQLTTSQHASMSTAILENLLDDPDFQKAETIGVTVSRWPEIDTIPLIEACWRLKKRVAAPKCFAKDRTMDFRLFDHLDQLEVVYMNLQEPIEAQTEAIGPANIDLLIVPGVVFTESGYRIGFGGGYYDRYLSGFSGKTCSLAFDFQVTDDLPVESHDIPVDGIITEQRTIDSKAVRT; via the coding sequence ATGTTAAGAAAATCAGTCATCGGCCGAATGGGGCAGCTCACAACATCACAACATGCTAGTATGTCGACGGCGATTTTAGAGAACCTGTTGGACGATCCCGATTTTCAAAAAGCTGAAACCATCGGAGTGACCGTTTCGCGTTGGCCGGAAATTGATACAATTCCACTGATCGAAGCGTGTTGGCGACTGAAAAAAAGAGTGGCTGCCCCGAAATGTTTTGCAAAAGACCGGACGATGGATTTTCGGTTGTTTGATCATCTCGATCAATTGGAAGTTGTATACATGAATCTCCAAGAACCTATCGAAGCCCAAACCGAAGCGATCGGCCCCGCAAACATCGATTTATTGATTGTGCCCGGAGTCGTCTTTACTGAAAGCGGCTACCGAATTGGCTTTGGAGGGGGCTATTACGACCGGTATTTGAGCGGATTTAGTGGCAAAACCTGTTCACTGGCATTTGATTTTCAAGTGACTGACGATTTGCCGGTCGAGAGCCACGACATCCCTGTCGATGGCATTATCACGGAACAAAGAACAATCGACTCAAAGGCGGTGAGAACATGA
- a CDS encoding YqgQ family protein gives MKELYDVMQLLKRYGTIIYTADFISDLDLMESDIRDLYDHDFITPREYASALMILRQKRTEYEKKGKS, from the coding sequence ATGAAAGAACTTTACGACGTCATGCAGTTGCTGAAAAGATACGGAACAATCATCTACACGGCGGATTTCATTTCGGATCTCGATTTGATGGAATCCGACATTCGCGACCTATACGATCACGATTTTATCACGCCGCGTGAATACGCATCGGCCTTGATGATTTTGAGGCAGAAACGCACAGAATATGAGAAAAAGGGGAAATCATGA
- a CDS encoding LTA synthase family protein codes for MKNKEWPKHSVLAIAVIATWLTTYVVYKTAFSITIDNALQEFILFLNPLSLLLFAYGGALFFKSKKARNRYIMVIAVLTSVILYGNVAFYRFFTDFITLPVLFQTDNFGDIGNSAAASIFWTDIVYFADIIIILLAMRFVNEKQTAAKSAASHRKAYFVLSAAVLFFNLGLAEAERPQLLTRSFDREMLVKNLGMYNYHLYDVYIQSKSQAQRALADGSELTEVTNYVRSNQAEPSEEMFGAAEGRNLIVVTLESLQTFVLNNEMNGETITPFMNELTQDEDTIYFPNFYHQTGLGKTSDSEFLLETGMYPLSGGAVFFTHSGNTFNSMAEKMGNEGYATNVQHANTKSFWNRDMMYESLEIDKFYDIQSFTVGEGQAVNWGMKDIPFFEQSVGHMSEMQQPFYTRLLSLTNHHPFTLDEEDKMIDEYDSNSGTLNRYFQTVRYLDEAVKTLFEDLKEQGLYENSIIVMYGDHYGISDNHNEAMAQYLDKEITPYESAQLQKVPFFVHIPGYEEGHVDEEIGGQVDMRSTILHLMGMETENDIQFGGDLFSEEHEEFVIFRDGRFVTDEYVYAANVCYDIETGEPVEDQSVCDPYAERALEELQYSESIINGDLLRFYEEENGQLKTLDEQEQP; via the coding sequence ATGAAAAACAAAGAATGGCCTAAGCATTCGGTCCTGGCCATCGCAGTCATTGCGACATGGCTGACGACATACGTCGTCTACAAAACGGCCTTTTCCATTACCATTGACAATGCATTGCAGGAATTTATCCTGTTCTTAAATCCCTTAAGTTTATTATTATTCGCCTATGGAGGCGCGCTCTTCTTTAAGAGCAAAAAAGCGCGGAACCGCTATATCATGGTTATTGCCGTTTTGACTTCGGTGATCTTATATGGGAATGTGGCGTTCTACCGCTTCTTCACGGATTTCATTACCTTGCCTGTATTATTCCAGACAGATAACTTCGGCGACATTGGCAATAGTGCCGCGGCGAGTATTTTCTGGACCGATATCGTTTATTTCGCTGATATCATCATCATTCTCTTGGCAATGCGCTTTGTCAACGAAAAGCAAACAGCAGCCAAGTCGGCAGCGTCACATCGCAAAGCCTATTTTGTTTTGTCGGCAGCTGTGCTGTTCTTCAACCTTGGCCTGGCCGAAGCGGAGCGCCCACAGCTATTGACGAGAAGTTTCGACCGCGAAATGCTCGTCAAAAACTTGGGAATGTACAATTACCATTTGTATGATGTCTATATCCAGTCGAAATCGCAAGCGCAACGTGCACTTGCAGACGGCTCGGAATTGACGGAAGTGACCAACTACGTCCGGTCGAACCAGGCAGAACCATCTGAGGAAATGTTCGGCGCTGCGGAAGGACGCAATTTGATCGTCGTCACACTTGAGTCGTTGCAAACTTTCGTGTTGAATAATGAAATGAACGGCGAAACCATTACACCTTTCATGAACGAATTGACACAAGATGAAGACACGATCTATTTCCCGAACTTTTATCACCAAACCGGACTCGGCAAGACGTCCGACTCAGAGTTCTTGCTCGAAACAGGCATGTATCCCTTGAGTGGAGGAGCCGTATTCTTTACTCATAGCGGCAATACCTTTAACTCGATGGCAGAAAAGATGGGCAATGAAGGCTACGCAACCAATGTCCAGCATGCCAATACGAAAAGCTTCTGGAACCGCGATATGATGTACGAGTCGCTTGAAATCGACAAATTTTATGATATCCAAAGCTTCACGGTAGGAGAAGGACAAGCAGTCAACTGGGGCATGAAGGACATCCCGTTCTTTGAACAATCGGTTGGCCACATGTCAGAGATGCAACAACCCTTCTATACACGCCTGTTGTCGTTGACTAACCACCATCCGTTTACATTGGATGAAGAGGATAAAATGATCGACGAATACGATTCCAACTCAGGTACTTTGAACCGTTATTTCCAAACCGTACGTTATTTGGATGAAGCGGTGAAGACCTTGTTTGAAGACTTGAAAGAACAAGGGCTTTACGAAAACTCCATCATCGTCATGTACGGTGACCATTACGGCATCTCCGATAACCATAACGAAGCGATGGCGCAGTACCTAGATAAGGAAATCACGCCTTATGAATCGGCACAATTGCAAAAAGTTCCTTTCTTCGTCCATATTCCTGGATATGAAGAAGGGCATGTAGACGAAGAAATTGGCGGCCAAGTGGACATGCGTTCGACCATCCTTCATTTGATGGGCATGGAAACTGAAAATGACATCCAATTCGGAGGAGACTTATTCTCTGAAGAACACGAAGAATTTGTTATTTTCCGCGATGGGCGCTTTGTGACTGATGAATATGTCTATGCAGCGAATGTTTGCTACGATATCGAGACGGGAGAACCGGTAGAGGACCAAAGTGTATGTGATCCTTATGCTGAGCGTGCTTTAGAGGAGCTTCAGTATTCCGAATCGATCATCAATGGCGATTTGCTGAGATTTTATGAAGAAGAAAACGGCCAATTGAAAACATTGGATGAACAAGAACAACCATAA